From the genome of Acetomicrobium thermoterrenum DSM 13490, one region includes:
- a CDS encoding TatD family hydrolase: protein MRLADTHCHIYMSPLEDHLDEVLARASGRGLKRLLVPGVDEASSFEALSLTRQVRAVKTFAAVGVHPHDVKDLKEGIPEELLSLGENESVLAIGETGLDYYRNLSPRDVQREFFIKHIEWAKCVGKPLICHVRDAYDEVLEILKAEGASEVGGVLHCFQGEMEHAKKAIDMGFYISFACTITYRKNENLRRIAASIQPENILCETDSPYLSPEGLRGKPNEPANVGYVYETIATLRGIEVEELAEVVFDNSTRLLGW from the coding sequence GTGAGATTGGCCGATACCCATTGTCATATTTATATGTCGCCCTTGGAAGACCATCTGGACGAGGTCTTGGCGAGGGCCTCAGGCAGGGGTTTGAAGCGTTTGCTCGTTCCCGGAGTGGATGAAGCATCGAGCTTCGAGGCCCTTTCTTTGACTAGGCAGGTTAGGGCCGTGAAGACCTTTGCGGCCGTTGGCGTTCATCCCCATGACGTTAAGGATCTGAAAGAGGGCATTCCCGAGGAGCTCCTTTCCTTGGGAGAGAACGAATCGGTGCTGGCTATAGGGGAGACCGGATTGGATTACTATCGCAACCTCTCGCCCCGGGATGTTCAGCGGGAGTTTTTTATAAAGCACATAGAATGGGCCAAGTGCGTGGGCAAACCCCTCATATGTCACGTGAGGGATGCCTACGATGAGGTCCTAGAAATTTTGAAAGCCGAAGGCGCCTCCGAGGTGGGAGGGGTTTTGCACTGTTTTCAGGGGGAGATGGAACATGCAAAAAAAGCTATCGACATGGGCTTTTACATTTCCTTTGCCTGTACCATTACCTACAGAAAAAACGAAAACTTGAGGAGGATTGCCGCCTCCATTCAGCCGGAGAACATCCTTTGCGAGACCGATTCTCCGTACCTTTCTCCAGAGGGCCTTCGAGGCAAACCAAACGAGCCGGCCAACGTCGGTTACGTTTACGAGACGATTGCAACTTTGCGAGGTATTGAGGTGGAAGAATTGGCCGAAGTAGTGTTCGATAATTCGACGAGGCTTTTAGGATGGTAG
- the tgt gene encoding tRNA guanosine(34) transglycosylase Tgt: protein MGRDKLFSYEIIAECPHTGARAGKFYTTHGVIEMPCFMPVGTQATVKAMAPFELEALGARIILGNAYHLYLRPGVDVIEKAGGLHAFMGWDRAILTDSGGFQVFSLASLRRVSDEGVEFQSHLDGSKHFLTPALVMAIEEAIGSDIAMCFDECTTYPITEEGAKEATLRTIKWAGLCKKAHSRRDQALFGIVQGSVFLSLREYCCHALVDMDFPGYAIGGLAVGEPKALMHEVLELLNKFLPKTKPRYLMGVGHPLDMVEGIARGVDMFDCVLPTRNARNGSVLTSMGKLNVRRKELKEDFSPLDPNCSCYVCRNFSRAYIRHLHKAGEILASRLCTWHNLHFMLDLARKARRAIIDGTFPDLLEHCREVFGDEAD, encoded by the coding sequence ATGGGGAGGGATAAGCTTTTCAGCTATGAGATCATTGCCGAATGTCCCCATACCGGAGCCAGAGCAGGCAAGTTCTATACGACTCATGGAGTGATAGAGATGCCCTGTTTTATGCCCGTGGGGACCCAGGCCACCGTTAAAGCCATGGCACCCTTCGAGCTTGAGGCTTTGGGAGCTCGCATTATTTTGGGGAATGCCTATCATCTTTATCTCCGCCCCGGCGTCGATGTAATAGAAAAGGCGGGAGGTCTTCACGCTTTTATGGGGTGGGACAGGGCAATTTTGACGGATAGCGGGGGCTTTCAGGTGTTTTCCCTGGCGTCGTTGAGAAGGGTAAGCGATGAGGGCGTGGAATTTCAGTCCCATCTGGACGGCAGCAAACATTTTCTGACGCCTGCCCTGGTAATGGCCATAGAGGAAGCCATAGGCAGTGACATAGCCATGTGTTTCGACGAATGTACCACCTATCCCATAACGGAAGAAGGCGCTAAGGAAGCGACCCTTAGAACCATAAAATGGGCGGGACTTTGTAAAAAGGCACATTCGAGAAGGGATCAGGCTCTGTTCGGGATTGTGCAGGGTTCTGTCTTTCTATCTTTGCGCGAATACTGTTGTCATGCCCTGGTGGATATGGATTTCCCCGGTTACGCCATAGGGGGCTTGGCCGTTGGGGAGCCGAAGGCGCTCATGCATGAAGTTTTAGAGCTCTTGAACAAGTTCTTGCCCAAGACGAAGCCCCGTTATCTTATGGGTGTAGGTCATCCCCTTGATATGGTGGAGGGGATAGCAAGGGGTGTGGATATGTTCGACTGCGTCTTGCCGACGAGAAACGCGAGAAACGGTTCGGTGCTGACCTCGATGGGAAAGTTGAACGTTCGCAGGAAAGAACTTAAAGAGGATTTTTCTCCCCTGGATCCGAATTGCAGTTGTTATGTTTGCAGAAATTTCAGCCGCGCCTACATTCGCCATCTCCATAAAGCGGGCGAAATTTTGGCGTCAAGGCTTTGTACTTGGCATAACCTGCATTTTATGTTAGATCTTGCGCGCAAGGCGAGAAGGGCCATTATAGATGGCACCTTTCCCGACCTGCTGGAGCATTGCCGTGAGGTTTTCGGAGATGAAGCGGATTGA
- a CDS encoding L-threonylcarbamoyladenylate synthase: protein MKKAAIYKIDKWNPEREIIKIAAEAIVKGKLVAFPTETVYGLGANALDESAVRGIFSAKGRPCDNPLIVHVANVESAEKIAHTTPKALRLMERFWPGPLTLVMKAKDIVPKATRGGLETVAVRMPAHPVALALIEKSGVPIAAPSANTSGRPSPTDAGVVYDDLGCCVDVILDAGPTDVGVESTVIDVTQEKVVLLRPGGLPVEAIEEFGEEVMLPDELGAGRAEDVKRKSPGTRYRHYAPRCRVVLWREGDDWPLERDEAVGYMGIKRPPLDISEKVILFDSLEHYARGLFMAMRYLEKKGVKVIVADYPVKEGLGLAIRDRLYRASSAEFDENPHDVVK, encoded by the coding sequence TTGAAAAAAGCTGCAATATATAAAATAGACAAATGGAACCCGGAACGTGAAATAATAAAAATTGCCGCGGAAGCGATAGTGAAGGGAAAACTAGTTGCCTTTCCCACGGAAACCGTTTACGGCCTTGGTGCCAATGCCCTGGACGAAAGTGCCGTGAGAGGCATCTTCTCTGCCAAGGGACGACCCTGTGACAATCCCTTGATAGTTCATGTAGCAAATGTGGAATCGGCAGAAAAAATTGCCCACACCACCCCGAAAGCTTTGAGGTTGATGGAGCGTTTCTGGCCGGGTCCTTTGACGCTGGTCATGAAGGCCAAGGATATTGTTCCCAAAGCTACGAGGGGAGGGCTTGAGACAGTTGCGGTGAGGATGCCCGCCCACCCCGTGGCATTGGCCTTGATAGAGAAATCCGGCGTTCCCATAGCAGCTCCAAGCGCCAACACCAGCGGAAGGCCAAGTCCCACGGATGCAGGGGTCGTCTATGATGATCTTGGTTGCTGCGTGGATGTGATCTTGGATGCCGGGCCGACCGACGTGGGCGTGGAATCTACCGTCATAGACGTGACGCAGGAAAAAGTCGTTCTTTTAAGGCCGGGCGGCCTGCCCGTTGAGGCCATAGAGGAGTTTGGCGAAGAAGTTATGTTGCCCGATGAATTGGGAGCAGGCCGGGCAGAGGATGTTAAGCGCAAGTCCCCGGGTACTCGTTACAGGCACTATGCTCCCCGGTGCAGGGTCGTGCTTTGGAGAGAAGGCGATGATTGGCCCCTCGAGAGGGATGAAGCTGTAGGCTACATGGGTATCAAAAGACCTCCCCTGGATATTTCGGAGAAGGTCATTTTGTTCGATTCTCTTGAACATTACGCTCGCGGACTTTTTATGGCTATGCGATACCTCGAAAAAAAAGGCGTAAAGGTGATAGTGGCCGATTATCCTGTCAAAGAGGGGTTAGGTCTGGCCATCAGAGATCGGCTTTATAGAGCTTCGTCGGCTGAATTTGACGAAAACCCGCATGACGTAGTAAAATAA
- the rpoB gene encoding DNA-directed RNA polymerase subunit beta gives MSNFVNMGRKRERLFFGPSKELVALPYLVELQHQSYKWFLQPDEAPDYRKSQGLQELLEEIFPIESYDGSFVIEFVRYYIDPPTLTEEEARQKDLTWSMPLRATVQLINRGTGEIKEEEIFLGDFPVMTDRGSFIINGTERVVVNQLARSAGVYFSIETGAPGQEVYKAKIIPDRGAWLEFDLTPGDVLSVNIDNRRKVPATALLKAFGIRDNTELLRTFGGVEEEVDIVEEEIRGRLIAEDIIDSAGHVVIPKNDRLTKEHVEVLWNSGRTKVRLWNVDPVFAATLERDGTDTPEEAMLEIFRRMRPNEPLRVENAKDYVYSLFFDTRRYNLGRVGRYKLNRRLGLNISEEVRLLTIDDLVTIVKGILNLRDGLEREDDIDHLANRRVRSVGELLQNQIRIGLLRMERIAKDRMTTIPDLSTATAHDLINIRPISAAIREFFGSSQLSQFMDQTNPLADVTHRRRLSAMGPGGLTRERAGFEARDVHPSHYGRICPIETPEGPNIGLVTSLANYARVNEYGFLMSPKRVVRDRYVTDEVVYLPADEEDEAFVARANIPLDEEGRICEEEVHVRHRGSIVIVPPEQVNYVDVTPKQIVSVSAALIPFLEHDDANRALMGSNMQRQAVPLMQSESPLVGTGMEEKVARDSGACILAKRPGTVTYVDANKIQVTTEDGLVDTYTLIKFRRSNQGTVIHQRPIVRKGDFVNEGDFLADGQAVDHGELALGRNVLVAFMGWEGYNFEDAILLSERLVKEDVYTSIHIEEYEIDARDTKLGPEEITRDIPNVGEDQLKNLDEKGIVRIGAEVRAGDILVGKVSPKGETDQTPEEKLLRAIFGEKAREVRDTSLRVPHGEGGKVVAVKRLSRDEYGDDLPPGVNEVVKVFLAQIRKITVGDKMAGRHGNKGVVSRILPVEDMPYLPDGTPVDVVLNPLGVPSRMNLGQVLETILGFVAYHNGWSVATPVFEGVSVDEIFKYMEEIRDRKLPDLTRDGSIVLYDGRTGEPFENKVTVGYMYMLKLIHLVDDKIHARSVGPYSLITQQPLGGKSQFGGQRFGEMEVWALEGYGASHILQEMLTIKSDDVQGRLKTFESIVKGQNIGNPGVPESFRVLVKELQGLGLDVQVLYDDDSVGYVEEEEQNIVEVKKEAEKKPQTKKEEAKIGLEARIFGDPDDDEAEVDPEGDDA, from the coding sequence ATGTCAAATTTCGTGAATATGGGGAGAAAACGCGAGAGGTTGTTTTTTGGTCCTTCAAAAGAATTAGTCGCCCTGCCTTATTTAGTCGAGCTGCAACACCAATCTTACAAATGGTTTTTACAACCAGATGAAGCCCCTGACTACAGAAAGTCTCAGGGGCTTCAGGAGCTGCTAGAAGAGATCTTTCCGATAGAAAGTTACGACGGTTCCTTTGTCATCGAGTTTGTTCGATATTACATCGATCCTCCCACCTTGACGGAAGAAGAGGCAAGACAAAAGGATTTGACCTGGTCCATGCCTCTTCGTGCTACAGTTCAGCTGATCAATCGCGGCACCGGTGAGATCAAGGAGGAAGAGATTTTCCTCGGAGATTTTCCCGTAATGACAGACAGAGGAAGCTTTATCATCAACGGCACGGAAAGGGTTGTCGTAAACCAGCTGGCTCGCTCGGCGGGAGTTTATTTCAGCATTGAGACGGGGGCTCCCGGTCAGGAGGTTTACAAGGCCAAGATTATACCCGACAGAGGCGCCTGGCTCGAGTTCGACCTTACCCCAGGCGACGTTTTGTCCGTTAACATCGACAACAGGCGCAAGGTTCCCGCAACAGCGCTTCTAAAGGCCTTTGGCATCAGGGACAATACGGAGTTGCTAAGGACATTCGGAGGTGTCGAGGAAGAGGTCGATATCGTAGAGGAAGAGATTAGAGGGCGCTTGATCGCCGAAGACATAATAGACAGCGCCGGCCACGTGGTAATACCCAAAAACGATCGTCTCACCAAAGAGCACGTCGAAGTTTTATGGAACAGCGGCAGGACGAAGGTAAGATTGTGGAATGTGGACCCTGTATTCGCAGCTACCCTGGAACGCGACGGCACCGATACGCCCGAGGAGGCGATGCTCGAGATTTTTAGGCGCATGCGTCCTAACGAGCCTCTGAGGGTGGAAAACGCTAAAGATTACGTCTATTCCCTTTTCTTCGATACCAGACGATACAACTTGGGCCGAGTGGGAAGGTATAAATTGAACAGAAGGCTTGGTCTCAATATATCCGAGGAGGTTCGTCTGCTCACTATAGATGATTTGGTGACCATCGTTAAGGGCATACTCAACTTGAGAGACGGATTGGAGCGGGAGGACGATATAGATCATCTCGCCAACAGGCGTGTCCGTTCGGTAGGGGAGCTCCTTCAGAATCAAATTCGTATAGGACTGCTGAGGATGGAACGCATCGCAAAGGACAGGATGACCACCATACCCGATCTTTCTACCGCAACAGCTCACGATCTCATAAACATTCGCCCCATCTCGGCTGCAATAAGGGAATTTTTCGGTTCCAGCCAGTTATCTCAATTTATGGATCAGACTAACCCTCTGGCCGACGTCACACATAGGCGGAGGTTGTCCGCCATGGGGCCCGGAGGTTTGACCAGAGAAAGAGCGGGGTTTGAGGCGAGGGACGTACACCCGTCTCACTATGGGAGGATATGCCCTATCGAGACTCCGGAAGGTCCAAACATAGGTTTGGTTACCTCCTTGGCCAATTACGCCAGGGTCAACGAATACGGCTTCCTGATGTCGCCAAAGCGCGTCGTCAGGGACAGGTATGTCACCGACGAAGTTGTGTATCTTCCCGCCGACGAAGAGGACGAGGCCTTTGTCGCCAGAGCAAACATACCCTTGGATGAAGAGGGAAGGATATGCGAAGAAGAGGTCCACGTCAGGCATCGCGGATCCATAGTCATAGTTCCTCCCGAACAAGTAAATTACGTCGACGTAACGCCAAAACAGATCGTGTCCGTTTCGGCAGCCCTGATACCCTTCCTTGAACACGACGACGCCAATAGGGCTTTGATGGGTTCTAACATGCAAAGACAAGCTGTTCCTCTCATGCAGAGCGAGTCTCCCCTTGTGGGCACGGGCATGGAGGAAAAGGTCGCAAGGGACTCGGGAGCCTGTATATTGGCCAAAAGGCCCGGGACGGTTACCTATGTCGATGCCAACAAAATTCAGGTCACTACCGAGGATGGCTTGGTGGATACCTATACTTTGATAAAGTTCAGAAGGTCTAACCAGGGAACGGTAATACACCAGCGTCCTATCGTCAGAAAGGGAGATTTTGTCAATGAGGGCGATTTTCTGGCCGACGGTCAGGCGGTGGATCATGGCGAATTGGCGTTGGGCAGGAACGTCTTGGTTGCCTTCATGGGGTGGGAGGGCTATAACTTTGAAGACGCCATCCTTCTCAGTGAAAGGCTCGTAAAAGAGGACGTATATACGTCGATCCATATAGAGGAATACGAAATAGATGCCAGGGATACGAAGCTGGGTCCCGAGGAGATAACCAGAGATATCCCCAACGTGGGAGAAGACCAGCTGAAAAATTTGGACGAAAAAGGCATTGTTCGTATAGGAGCTGAGGTGAGGGCCGGGGACATCCTGGTAGGCAAGGTCTCGCCCAAGGGCGAAACGGATCAGACTCCTGAGGAAAAGTTGCTCAGGGCTATTTTCGGGGAAAAGGCCCGCGAGGTGAGGGATACTTCTCTGAGGGTGCCTCACGGCGAAGGTGGCAAGGTCGTAGCTGTTAAGCGGCTTTCCCGGGATGAATACGGCGACGATCTTCCTCCCGGAGTCAACGAAGTGGTCAAGGTATTTTTAGCCCAAATCAGAAAAATTACCGTGGGAGATAAGATGGCAGGACGCCACGGCAACAAAGGGGTTGTGTCCAGAATCTTGCCCGTGGAAGACATGCCTTATTTGCCCGATGGCACCCCCGTAGATGTGGTCTTGAACCCGCTTGGCGTTCCCAGTCGAATGAACTTGGGCCAAGTTCTTGAGACCATATTAGGGTTTGTGGCCTATCACAACGGATGGAGCGTTGCGACTCCCGTCTTCGAAGGTGTCTCTGTAGATGAGATATTCAAGTATATGGAGGAGATTCGAGATCGCAAGCTTCCCGATCTCACCAGGGACGGAAGCATCGTCCTTTACGACGGGAGGACGGGCGAACCCTTCGAGAATAAAGTTACCGTGGGATATATGTACATGCTCAAGCTGATCCATCTTGTCGACGACAAGATCCATGCCAGATCCGTTGGCCCCTATAGCTTGATAACGCAACAGCCTCTGGGAGGAAAATCTCAATTTGGCGGACAACGCTTCGGAGAAATGGAAGTTTGGGCCCTGGAAGGATATGGCGCATCTCACATATTGCAGGAGATGCTCACCATCAAATCCGATGATGTACAGGGGCGCCTCAAGACATTCGAGAGCATAGTCAAAGGTCAAAACATAGGAAACCCCGGTGTGCCCGAGAGCTTTAGGGTACTCGTAAAAGAGCTTCAGGGATTGGGCCTTGATGTGCAGGTCCTTTACGACGACGACAGTGTTGGCTACGTTGAGGAGGAAGAGCAGAATATAGTTGAAGTGAAGAAAGAGGCGGAGAAAAAACCTCAGACAAAAAAGGAAGAGGCAAAGATAGGTTTGGAAGCCAGGATCTTCGGCGATCCGGACGATGACGAAGCAGAAGTGGATCCTGAGGGGGATGATGCGTAA